A window of the Besnoitia besnoiti strain Bb-Ger1 chromosome VI, whole genome shotgun sequence genome harbors these coding sequences:
- a CDS encoding hypothetical protein (encoded by transcript BESB_069050), giving the protein MDKTTAVEQSPGRPLGALLPGGRADGTASMTEVGAGHFSGDVDEGAGDSDNRSAGPASRDAERFGQNAASSTSTKNSGSLKHTSEMATPDKKASWKRQPHQLKRTSRSMEGVSIIKEWDSADASARVGSADYGETSIRKLQPQRSLPTPGLLFANVPLPEGTRERDRDSPSVGAGEGAQLTSEEERDPAENRSGGTTSMAERTHKGQSSTEAGTPKTFQAGRKREASGSEEAREARTGSAGLPPENKSSHSGTEIEAGRMGRWGSDGETVFVSDDPRITYRRTVDPQIIRRHTIGSRPPFARNEVSTLSNEDSPAGADTANVDDSSGGGEVSSGTMTMWPTMQPFHDLASAMYDAVFGGTSAEIQSAERERSDRPHSEQAILNTDSAVVSQESTPRGSSNDRNAFAWLADALDDAYDGQLAEMTEKELESTHSPKVNAPKLPTIADPGSSSADGDLPERVG; this is encoded by the coding sequence ATGGATAAGACGACAGCAGTTGAGCAATCTCCGGGCAGGCCGCTGGGCGCTTTGCTGCCAGGCGGGCGAGCGGACGGTACTGCGTCTATGACCGAGGTCGGAGCTGGTCACTTCAGCGGAGATGTGGACGAGGGAGCTGGAGATAGCGACAATCGATCTGCTGGTCCAGCGTCCCGTGATGCCGAGCGTTTCGGGCAAAATGCGGCGTCCTCAACGTCGACTAAGAACTCGGGGTCTTTGAAGCACACCTCGGAAATGGCGACACCAGACAAGAAGGCGTCTTGGAAGAGGCAACCTCACCAACTGAAGCGTACAAGCAGATCCATGGAGGGAGTCAGCATCATAAAGGAGTGGGACAGCGCGGACGCGTCAGCCAGAGTGGGCTCTGCAGATTACGGTGAAACCTCTATCAGAAAGCTTCAGCCACAGCGAAGCCTCCCTACACCAGGTCTGCTATTTGCCAACGTACCTCTGCCTGAGGGCACTAGAGAGAGAGACCGTGACTCGCCCTCAGTCGGCGCAGGAGAAGGGGCACAGCTCACCTCTGAAGAAGAACGAGACCCCGCCGAGAATAGATCCGGTGGCACAACCTCTATGGCGGAAAGGACGCACAAAGGCCAGAGTTCCACAGAGGCAGGGACCCCTAAAACATTCCAGGCAGGGCGCAAGCGTGAAGCAAGCGGTTCAGAAGAGGCTCGTGAGGCAAGAACAGGCTCTGCAGGGCTTCCCCCCGAGAACAAGAGCAGTCACTCGGGAACGGAAATCGAGGCAGGTCGAATGGGAAGATGGGGTTCTGATGGAGAGACCGTTTTCGTCTCCGACGACCCTCGCATAACATACAGGCGAACTGTAGATCCACAGATCATTCGCCGCCATACGATTGGAAGTCGTCCGCCGTTCGCGAGGAATGAGGTCTCCACTCTCTCAAACGAGGACTCTCCGGCGGGTGCAGATACTGCTAATGTGGATGATAGCAGTGGCGGCGGGGAAGTTAGCAGTGGCACGATGACCATGTGGCCAACCATGCAGCCGTTCCACGATCTTGCCAGTGCAATGTATGATGCAGTCTTTGGGGGGACCTCGGCAGAGATACAAAGCGCGGAGAGGGAACGATCCGACCGCCCACATTCAGAACAGGCCATCCTCAACACCGACAGCGCGGTTGTCAGTCAAGAATCGACACCAAGGGGAAGCAGCAACGATCGAAACGCCTTCGCATGGCTGGCCGACGCGCTCGACGACGCCTATGATGGCCAGCTTGCCGAGATGACCGAGAAGGAACTCGAAAGCACTCATTCGCCGAAAGTTAATGCACCAAAGCTCCCTACGATTGCAGATCCTGGCAGCTCTTCTGCTGATGGCGACTTGCCGGAGCGAGTAGGCTAG
- a CDS encoding hypothetical protein (encoded by transcript BESB_069060), which translates to MESSLSEHLENERDREGSHNRAASPGEHSEIPLFFTSSGGTCEAGQTLVEVLHAIKQAKVAGEDLSVFLHLLDSLLPPALLQEAVNCMERGAVTAYCCSTSTAAFHLVHSTREKSSKRRATNSSGNDALPGHIIPPSGSVLSTENEPCPPGGYMVLPRFCSCKTFQCGVLTQESDLTCVHEIVVQLAEAMDCVGRRVVLGPEEFSQRLLEACGETAQLQLLYSSQDLC; encoded by the exons ATGGAAAGCTCTCTCAGCGAGCACCTGGAGAATGAACGAGACAGGGAGGGGAGCCACAACAGGGCTGCATCCCCCGGTGAACACTCTGAGATCCCTCTCTTTTTCACTTCTTCTGGAGGCACTTGTGAAGCAGGACAGACGCTGGTGGAAGTTCTCCACGCCATAAAACAGGCCAAAG TTGCCGGCGAGGACTTGAGTGTTTTTCTCCACTTGCTCGACTCTCTTCTCCCGCCCGCGCTTCTTCAAGAAGCAGTGAACTGCatggagagaggcgctgtGACTGCGTACTGCTGTTCTACCTCAACCGCCGCATTCCACCTTGTCCATTCGACTCGCGAAAAGTCTTCAAAACGCCGCGCGACCAATTCCAGCGGAAACGACGCTCTCCCAGGCCACATCATCCCGCCCTCCGGAAGCGTACTCTCCACTGAGAACGAACCTTGTCCGCCTGGAGGCTATATGGTTCTTCCTCGGTTCTGCTCGT GCAAGACTTTCCAGTGTGGCGTCTTGACCCAGGAATCGGATTTAACG TGCGTCCACGAGATCGTTGtgcagctggcggaggcgatgGACTGTGTTGGTCGCCGCGTCGTGTTGGGACCAGAAGAATTCAGCCAGCGGCTACTCGAAGCGTGTGGAGAGACCGctcagctgcagctcctgtATAGCTCTCAAGATCTGTGCTGA
- a CDS encoding NMD3 family protein (encoded by transcript BESB_069070) has translation MQVAPDRQGGGAALAPACGEASEGTYASVLCCMCGCSIPPSPRSICLSCLAQQVDITEGISRTIVLPNCRTCGRYMHIQNKWLQCDLESRELMALCLKKVRGLKKVEKIVDCQWLWTERHSRRVKLKLTVQSDVLDGRAGLQQSLIIEGVIQSTQCDECKKSFTPHAEWTAMVQVRQHAEHKRTFLFLEQLVLKHRLAARLLNVVEKSDGLDFHFPSRQAALHFADFCQSRFPSVARQAKQLISHDASSNIYYHKYTISVTLASVCKDDLVYVHRKQARSQLGGFPTISLCTRVAGAGIQLTDPFSGRVVNVSPEKYWKAPFLPLCTRKHLTSFLVLDVTPVDRPEYSRLQASRRDPAPRRGKGARSEPQGDEEDEAGMGPDVGREGRSAELDDSMAGGGARGGHGRRKKKRRNSSPSSQGGGEAIWHPARPDTAAAGKGSDSAADRGGKSAAGGAPSVPGVYELELARASDVGVSDRRVVTYSHLGRHLSAGDWVRGYDLRSINLPGAADDELERDVGGAKSRTASAGNPGGRKGRRKGRGRGESDDDADFSTAEILKHQADLRQEEGLAACSRWEVVVVKKIPPQQVLGDGPTGGAREGAGSRVRPWVLQTLRKERDTEGGAGGKKRGGGYRGDDMGMEAEMEAFKEELEEDPEMRAQVNLWKDPRYASSRGKKKQSRQRNKKAQATAAEATHDSKEQRRKALPSEAAGDASAEEDSNDEDAEELACLMEGLTLENGELKGVTVEPGARLEEQADDASRGGKPDGAVSDHMNFEDDGEL, from the exons ATGCAAGTTGCCCCCGACCGTCAAGGAGGGGGAGCCGCTTTGGCGCcggcctgcggcgaagcCTCTGAAGGCACGTACGCCTCGGTTCTTTGCTGCATGTGCGGATGCAGCAttccgccgtctcctcgaAGCATCTGTTTGTCGTGTCTGGCACAGCAAGTCGACATCACCGAGGGCATTTCGCGGACGATCGTCCTCCCGAACTGCAGGACTTGCGGCCGGTACATGCATATCCAAAACAAATGGCTCCAGTGCGACCTGGAATCGAG agagctgaTGGCGCTCTGCCTCAAGAAAGTGCGCGGTTTGAAGAAAGTCGAGAAGATCGTGGACTGTCAGTGGCTGTGGACGGAGCGGCACAGCCGGCGAGTCAAGCTGAAGCTGACGGTTCAGAGCGACGTGCTCGAtggccgcgccggcctgcAGCAGTCGCTCATCATCGAAGGAGTCATCCAGAGTACTCAGTGCGATGAGTGCAAGAAG TCTTTCACACCCCACGCGGAGTGGACGGCGATGGTTCAGGTGCGGCAGCACGCGGAGCACAAGCGAACGTTTTTGTTTCTTGAGCAGCTGGTGCTGAAGCACCGGCtggccgcgcggctcctgAACGTTGTGGAGAAGTCAGACGGGCTGGACTTCCACTTCCCCAGCCGACAAGCGGCGCTGCACTTTGCAGATTTCTGCCAGTCGCGGTTTCCGTCGGTGGCGCGGCAAGCCAAGCAGCTGATCAGCCACGACGCGAGCAGCAACATCTACTACCACAAATACACCATCAGCGTGACGCTGGCCTCGGTTTGCAAAGACGACCTCGTATACGTTCACCGCAAGCAGGCGCGCTCGCAGCTCGGCGGCTTCCCGACAATTTCGCTCTGCacgcgcgtggcgggcgccgggaTCCAGCTGACCGACCCGTTCTCGGGGAGAGTCGTGAACGTGAGTCCAGAGAAATACTGGAAAGCGCCCTTTCTGCCGCTCTGTACCCGCAAGCACCTGACCTCGTTTCTGGTCCTCGACGTGACCCCCGTCGACCGCCCCGAGTattcgcggctgcaggcgagtcgccgcgaccccgcgcctcgccggggCAAGGGCGCGCGGTCGgagccgcagggcgacgaggaggacgaggcaggcATGGGGCCCGACGTtgggcgcgaaggccgctcGGCGGAGCTGGACGACTCGatggcggggggcggcgcgcgcggcgggcacggccggcgaaagaagaagcggaggaacAGCAGCCCGAGCTcgcaggggggcggcgaggcgatcTGGCACCCGGCGCGCCCAGacacggcggcggcaggcaaGGGCAGCGACTCGGCTGCGGACCGCGGGGGCAAGTCTGctgccggaggcgcgccgtcggtGCCCGGCGTCTACGAGctggagctcgcgcgcgcctccgacgTCGGCGTGTCAGACCGAAGAGTCGTCACGTACTCGCATCTGGGGCGGCATCtcagcgcaggcgactgGGTCCGCGGCTACGACCTGCGAAGCATCAACTtgcccggcgccgccgacgacgaacTGGAGCGCGACGTGGGTGGCGCCAAGTCGCGgacggcgtcggcggggAATCCTGGCGGGCGCAAGGGCCGGCGGAaggggcgcggccgcggcgaatccgacgacgacgccgactTCTCAACCGCAGAGATTCTGAAGCACCAGGCGGATCTGCGCCAAGAGGAAGGTCTGGCTGCGTGCTCACGGTGGGAGGTTGTCGTCGTCAAGAAGATACCGCCGCAGCAGGTCCTCGGCGACGGCccgaccggcggcgcgcgcgagggcgccggcagccgcgtgcggccgtgggtgctgcagacgctgcgcaAAGAGCGCGAcacggagggcggcgccggcgggaagaaacgcggcggcggctacCGAGGAGACGACATGGGCATGGAGGCCGAGATGGAGGCCTTCAAAGAAGAGCTCGAAGAGGACCCGGAGATGCGCGCGCAGGTCAACTTGTGGAAAGATCCGCGCTACGCCAGCAGCCGAGGTAAGAAGAAGCAAAGCCGACAAAGGAACAAGAAGGCccaggcgacagcggcggaggccacgCACGACAGCAAggagcagaggagaaaggcACTCCCCAGCGAagcagcgggcgacgccagcgctGAGGAGGACAGCAatgacgaagacgcagaggagctcGCCTGCCTCATGGAAGGCTTGACCCTGGAGAACGGCGAACTCAAAGGCGTCACAGTTGAGCCTGGAGCGCGGCTGGAAGAacaggcagacgacgcgagtCGCGGCGGCAAGCCCGACGGGGCGGTGTCAGACCACATGAACTTCGAAGACGATGGAGAACTGTAA
- a CDS encoding hypothetical protein (encoded by transcript BESB_069080) — translation MTGHSPCAAEAPTGSPLGPACARKTRIPLGGAPPAPRKICSSSRRAEESRDLWDCCLWKPSAWSRGDTTQEESALRNVDALLHALEEDYLRTVRLGGVCSSDRAAGTAAAGDALASDAESATHRILRGGGADVLDLDSALSFRRRGSPAGMRGECDLLRERAAFGVRARTRNGGSPGRGLESRHRDRSHLRETAFERPAFTLCELESSQECSQALLRHPTFSETGAAAAEAPFGLESPGGRRAESDRDGGFEIGVYQTLPSSASGSEAPSSPRSDLGDAETPWLSPAVLPGPVPQALAAPLGGSLPTLGLAPARRTRRVRTFPVDSMRTGQARDRSLGARDGLPLSSEASASCSPAQLHVSQAGATAASCFCASPGPMRPQSAPGALSWSRTHTETPAHGMGGGPPEGDGLFAPIEGLQRGAWDYDTVTEASPASVGAASFVGDGTGVLPPLETSHGAICWEAGLAPCPVDCSDEQGGSLDASEGSWTSSSWDAGDSLKEEVADDLSSGSAQPGVRMEGRRPRLRGGLGSRRKSKGETLRLQSPRGKPLFGATRWGPRSSPDFPPRGGGRPAWGPGVPTAFQTRGPLPPEQAGHQTHVDSSATIWIAGRTAAVQGVRDEEARDRAPAVPSGAATASDGEPRPPIQTEHEENCASSETSGSKARAWTIRIRPRMSDAGECPAARERSRDPKDAGSAGRPEVPAEGPRDPSDSTFRAESLQTDACTEQTEESKERDLEIIRKTMERLTLWPSWMKEDLGRSPPK, via the coding sequence ATGACGGGGCATTCGCCGTGTGCAGCTGAGGCACCTACCGGCTCTCCTCTTgggcctgcatgcgcgaggaAAACGAGAATACCTCTTGGAGGCGCCCCGCCCGCTCCGCGGAAAATCTGcagctcttcgcggcgcgcggaagagTCGAGAGACTTGTGGGACTGCTGCCTCTGGAAGCCGTCGGCATggtcgcgcggcgacaccacgcaggaggagagcgccCTCCGAAATGTAGACGCtttgctgcatgcgctggagGAAGACTACCTTCGAACGGTTCGCCTTGGGGGGGTCTGCTCCAGCGACCGAGCAGCAGggacggcagctgcgggcgacgcccTGGCCAGTGACGCCGAATCAGCCACGCACAGAATTCTCCGCGGTGGCGGGGCTGACGTCCTCGATTTAGACTCCGCCCTCTCGTTtaggcgccgcggaagtcCGGCAGGGATGCGGGGCGAGTGCGATCTTCTGCGTGAACGGGCCGCTTTTGGGGTCCGCGCCAGGACTCGAAACGGGGGCTCGCCAGGTCGCGGCCTAGAGTCACGCCACCGCGACAGATCTCATCTGCGTGAGACAGCCTTTGAAAGACCCGCTTTCACTCTTTGTGAGCTTGAGTCGTCCCAGGAGTGCTCTCAAGCCCTCCTGAGGCACCCAACTTTCTCCGAGACGGGggcagcggccgctgagGCCCCGTTCGGGCTCGAGAGTCCAGGCGGTCGCCGAGCGgagagcgaccgcgacggcggcttCGAAATAGGCGTTTATCAGACGCtgccgtcctctgcgtcgggctccgaggcgccgtcgtcgccgcggtccGACTTGggggacgcggagacgccgtgGCTTTCGCCTGCCGTTCTTCCGGGGCCTGTGCCTcaggctctcgcggcgcccctgGGGGGCTCCCTGCCCACTCTGGGCCTcgctcccgcgcgccgcactcgGCGCGTGCGGACCTTTCCGGTCGACTCCATGCGCACGGGGCAGGCGCGGGATCGCTCTCTCGGGGCAAGGGATGGGCTCCCCCTCTCATCGGAGGCcagcgccagctgcagcccCGCCCAGCTTCACGTTTCACAGGCGGGCGCTACTGCCGCTTCGTGCTTCTGTGCCTCGCCGGGGCCCatgcggccgcagagcgcccCAGGTGCGCTCTCGTGGAGCCGGACGCACACGGAGACTCCTGCGCATGGGATGGGGGGGGGGccgccggagggcgacggtCTGTTCGCCCCGATTGAAGGCCTTCAGCGAGGCGCGTGGGATTACGATACTGTAACAGAGGCTTCTCCGGCCTcggtcggcgcggcgtctttcgTGGGGGATGGAACCGGGGTCTTGCCGCCACTCGAGACGAGCCACGGAGCTATCTGTTGGGAAGCGGGGCTCGCGCCGTGCCCCGTGGACTGCAGCGACGAACAAGGCGGCAGCCTAGACGCGAGTGAGGGCTCATGGACGAGTTCCAGCTGGGATGCAGGTGACTCTCTGAAGGAAGAAGTTGCGGATGACTTGTCATCCGGGTCCGCTCAGCCGGGCGTGCGCATGgaggggcggaggccgcgtttgcgcggcggcctcgggtCTCGGCGGAAATCGAAGGGAGAgactctgcgcctgcagtcGCCTCGCGGCAAGCCACTTTTTGGCGCGACGCGTTGGGGTCCGCGAAGCTCCCCAGACTTTCCGCCGCGCGGTGGCGGGCGTCCCGCATGGGGCCCTGGTGTCCCCACGGCTTTCCAGACCCGCGGGCCCCTTCCGCCGGAGCAGGCAGGCCATCAAACACACGTGGATTCATCTGCTACCATATGGATCGCCGGGCGGACTGCAGCAGTTCAAGGAGttcgagacgaagaggcacgcGACAGAGCGCCAGCTGTGCCCAGcggggcggcgaccgcgagcgaCGGTGAGCCCCGGCCGCCCATTCAAACAGAACACGAGGAGAACTGTGCGAGTTCGGAGACCTCCGGCAGCAAGGCGCGTGCGTGGACAATTCGTATCCGTCCGCGGatgagcgacgccggcgaatgtccggcggcgcgagagcggagtCGAGATCCAAAAGacgcgggctccgcgggcaGGCCTGAGGTCCCGGCGGAGGGGCCCCGCGACCCGAGTGATTCTACATTCCGCGCTGAGAGCCTCCAGACGGACGCATGCACAGagcagacggaggagagcAAGGAACGCGACCTGGAAATCATTCGAAAAACGATGGAACGCTTGACTTTGTGGCCTTCGTGGATGAAAGAGGATCTGGGACGGTCGCCTCCGAAGTGA
- a CDS encoding hypothetical protein (encoded by transcript BESB_069090), with protein sequence MAEKGDEQYAGEQGTIFLPPAAKQAENGVDASVPATQPNVLTPDAADARENSDLLSERSEVEERIVSDPSATPDPFPGLKRVAYQHSGGFDGAPRADVDESESPLSPADEGSPRPGFLSCSISSDSLIYSTSSCPQRNGGGLQLGEDQRNETGGQQDSHADSRYSSTGVTPLCVSGSSTPRSSPLFHVPPEAQDSAGVPLGRPSAEPTSDALPGAEQLASSARLLQHTPSGRELQGASTACGQSLSGPSGIDVKERPARVSTWVPVGDLGQDKRTTDSFLFQNLEQHVWRIRLARELLAGLIGMQAVFSLTSFMFDNAAAGIVALFCMLGSMFAHADRRPASYLLTAFLALALASTVLVAICTRVHGFESYYEDDALQLVSVGQVAVLLLVSVIAAILTKLTMNLEKKQKKKAESCTAGPGQLVLPGALSSALLQRGASNAHYVFRTAGSTAAAATLETRPVISIPPLLPEEENEGGQRQEARTWVDATLSRERLWLVNSSSVLSA encoded by the coding sequence ATGGCTGAAAAAGGGGACGAGCAGTACGCCGGAGAGCAAGGAACTATTTTCcttccgcctgcagcgaagcAGGCTGAAAATGGTGTCGACGCCTCCGTTCCGGCGACTCAGCCGAACGTGCTGACACCCGATGCAGCAGATGCGAGGGAGAACTCCGACTTACTCTCCGAGAGGTCTGAGGTGGAGGAACGGATTGTCTCTGATCCGTCTGCTACACCGGATCCCTTTCCTGGCTTGAAGCGTGTCGCATATCAGCACTCTGGCGGCTTCGACGGTGCTCCACGAGCGGATGTGGATGAATCAGAATCTCCCCTCTCGCCCGCTGACGAGGGCAGCCCAAGGCCTGGGTTCCTGTCCTGTTCGATTTCTTCGGATTCGCTCATCTACTCCACCAGCAGCTGTCCCCAGCGGAATGGCGGCGGTCTTCAGCTTGGCGAAGACCAACGAAACGAGACGGGGGGTCAGCAAGACTCGCATGCAGACAGCCGGTACAGCAGTACCGGGGTGACGcctctgtgtgtgtctggCTCATCAACGCCTCGAAGCTCGCCGCTCTTCCACGTACCACCCGAAGCTCAGGATTCTGCAGGCGTCCCCCTTGGCCGCCCCTCTGCTGAACCTACGTCAGACGCGCTGCCTGGGGCTGAGCAGCTTGCATCCTCTGCACGACTTTTGCAGCATACGCCGTCAGGCCGCGAACTCCAGGGCGCGAGCACCGCATGTGGACAGTCTCTCAGCGGGCCTTCAGGCATCGATGTCAAAGAGCGTCCGGCGCGAGTCAGCACGTGGGTTCCAGTAGGCGACCTAGGCCAAGACAAACGTACAACCGACTCGTTCCTCTTCCAGAATCTGGAGCAGCACGTATGGCGCATCCGGCTAGCCAGGGAACTTCTTGCCGGGCTCATCGGCATGCAGGCCGTCTTTTCTCTGACCAGCTTCATGTTCGATAATGCGGCTGCCGGGATTGTGGCGCTCTTCTGCATGCTCGGCAGCATGTTCGCGCATGCGGATCGGAGGCCGGCTTCCTACTTACTTACTGCCTTTCTGGCGCTGGCGCTGGCCTCCACGGTGCTGGTAGCCATCTGCACGCGCGTCCACGGCTTTGAGTCGTACTACGAGGACGACGCTCTGCAGCTTGTGAGCGTTGGCCAGGTTgcggtgctgctgctggtcaGTGTCATCGCCGCTATTCTCACTAAGCTCACCATGAACTTGgaaaagaagcagaagaagaaagccgaAAGCTGCACGGCAGGGCCTGGGCAGCTGGTGCTGCCGGGGGCACTCTCCAGTGCGCTACTacagcgcggcgcttccAATGCTCACTACGTCTTCAGAACCGCTGGATcgactgccgccgctgcgacgcTCGAGACGCGTCCGGTCATCAGCATTCCGCCTCTCTTGCCGGAAGAGGAGAACGAGGGGGggcagagacaggaggctCGCACTTGGGTCGACGCGACTCTATCAAGAGAACGGCTGTGGCTTGTCAACAGTAGTAGTGTACTGTCTGCGTAG
- a CDS encoding hypothetical protein (encoded by transcript BESB_069100), whose protein sequence is MAVDPISTPPNQTSFRGRFLEPVSDSSPPQRGDASNDLSALQDEKNEKLKTVPEPIEEDEDSGRFGNKETSKPPELNVSQVWVQDSPQDYIDDRGIEGMSDDAARTRANIASLEKLKDWLLRRVNGLAADTLTQEHITAASRQWSAELEAVISSTRCAASLEKEMANKAVPR, encoded by the coding sequence ATGGCGGTAGATCCCATCTCCACCCCGCCTAATCAGACCAGCTTCAGAGGAAGATTCCTTGAGCCGGTGTCAGACTCTAGCCCACCGCAGCGGGGCGACGCAAGCAACGATCTGTCCGCCCTTCAGGACGAAAAGAATGAGAAACTGAAAACTGTCCCAGAGCCAAttgaagaggacgaagacagTGGTCGCTTTGGGAACAAAGAGACATCAAAGCCACCAGAACTCAATGTGTCACAGGTGTGGGTACAAGATTCCCCTCAGGATTACATCGACGACAGGGGCATTGAGGGCATGTCGGACGACGCAGCCAGGACCCGAGCGAATATCGCTTCTCTGGAGAAACTGAAAGACTGGCTACTGCGCAGAGTCAATGGGCTTGCAGCTGACACACTGACGCAGGAGCACATCACGGCTGCAAGCCGCCAGTGGTCTGCGGAGCTTGAAGCTGTCATTAGCTCGACCCGTTGTGCTGCATCCCTGGAAAAGGAAATGGCGAACAAGGCAGTGCCGCGCTGA
- a CDS encoding peptidase, T1 family protein (encoded by transcript BESB_069110), with product MAGTGAGYDLSVSTFSPDGRVFQVEYAGKAVDNSGLCMAVVCLDGILFAVEKPKPSPLLLPSSLRRIAAVTKNIGIAVAGLVADGRQIVTRARQEAEEYKKTFGVEISGGVLAERIGLFMHAYSLYWSVRPFGASVLIGAIQEEVGEPGAPLEIKGELYCVDTSGCCSKYRATALGKGRPSAKTELEKLKLETLTTKEALEALTKIFLVVDDDGRKEGKVEIEVGVIGKDTCGMFKMLPSEEVRQSVKRAREALDEMDED from the exons ATGGCGGGCACGGGCGCAGGGTACGATCTTTCAGTCTCTACTTTCTCTCCCGATGGACGCGTGTTCCAG gtCGAGTATGCGGGAAAGGCCGTCGACAACAGCGGGCTCTGCATGGCCGTCGTGTGCCTGGATGGAATTCTCTTCGCCGTTGAGAAGCCCaagccttcgcctctgcttctccccAGCTCCCTCCGAAGGATCGCGGCCGTTACAAAAAACATTG GCATCGCAGTCGCGGGGTTGGTTGCAGACGGCCGCCAGATCGtgacgcgggcgcgtcaGGAGGCCGAGGAGTACAAGAAGACGTTCGGAGTCGAAatcagcggcggcgtcttgGCTGAGAGGATAGGCCTCTTCATGCATGCCTACTCGCTCTACTGGAGCGTGCGCCCGTTCGGCGCCTCCGTGCTGATTGGCGCCATTCAGGAGGAAGTTGGCGAGCCCGGAGCTCCCCTCGAGATCAAAG GCGAGTTGTACTGCGTGGACACGagtggctgctgcagcaagTACCGCGCGACCGCCCTAGGCAAAGGCAGGCCTTCGGCGAAGACTGAGCTGGAGAAGCTGAAGCTGGAGACGTTGACGACGAaggaggccctcgaggcgctCACCAAGATCTTCCTCGTCGTGGATGATGACGGCAGAAAGGAGGGAAAAGTCGAGATCGAGGTCGGCGTCATCGGCAAAGACACCTGCGGCATGTTCAAGATGCTGCCCTCCGAGGAAGTTCGCCAGTCTGTCAAGCGCGCCAGGGAGGCGCTCGATGAGATGGACGAGGACTAA
- a CDS encoding OTU family cysteine protease (encoded by transcript BESB_069120) has protein sequence MAQREARVTARRSPGASPAAGPGRSTLEGEPQAREGARLLAKIRRGELFKAHRLPGMTFPGSQRAQPTALLIAIALILAVQTRQLSTEASMMGARPRRATERGGEDPLAYIPPVIQRLGFREAPMSWRENAASRLGIAASNVERGPLIQSSPLLGRPAGVRKIVGDGSCFYRALSASLTGSEEFAPQVRAAVVRYMFEEKPSLISEDVLSEQDIMSELRLRGRRSAGLSRTQLLDMYKQHMSSSSSFATSRELDAAAELIGGRIAVYVPAESKGRRGAGSGRPSLYRSSWQIHSYKHFDDDYSLGVPAVYLINTKRIHFDVVTSVHVPTPEEGSD, from the exons atggcgcagagagaggctcgCGTGACCGCTAGGCGATCTCCGGGGgcttcgccggctgcgggGCCTGGTCGCTCTACGCTGGAGggggagccgcaggcgcgggaaggcgcgaggctccTCGCAAAAATCCGCCGTGGTGAGCTCTTCAAGGCGCACAGGCTGCCAGGGATGACATTTCCCGGGagccagcgcgcgcagccgaccGCCCTCCTCATCGCGATCGCGCTGATTCTCGCGGTCCAGACGAGGCAGCTCTCGACAGAAGCTTCCATGATGGGGGCGCGACCGAG ACGAGCCACAGAGAGGGGCGGGGAGGACCCGTTGGCGTACATTCCGCCTGTCATCCAGCGCCTGGGCTTTCGTGAAGCGCCGATGAGCTGGCGAGAGAATGCGGCGAGTCGGTTAGGCATCGCGGCGTCCAACGTGGAGCGGGGGCCGCTCATTCagtcttctccgcttctcggGAGGCCGGCGGGGGTGCGAAAAATCGTCGGCGATGGCTCGTGTTTTTATCGCGCTCTGAGCGCGAGTTTGACGGGCTCCGAGGAGTTTGCGCCTCAGGTGCGAGCGGCGGTCGTCCGGTATATGTTTGAAGAGAAACCTTCGCTGATCTCTGAGGACGTGCTGTCTGAGCAAGATATCATGAGCGAGTTGAGGttgcgcgggcggcggagcgccggTCTTTCGCGCACGCAGCTCCTGGATATGTATAAGCAGCACATGAGTTCCTCGTCCAGTTTCGCCACGTCTCGAGaactcgacgccgccgctgagctTATCGGAGGGCGCATCGCCGTTTACGTTCCGGCCGAAAGCaaagggaggcgcggcgcgggttCAGGCCGCCCCAGTCTTTACCGAAGCAGCTGGCAGATCCACTCGTACAAACACTTTGACGACGACTACTCCCTGGGGGTACCTGCGGTCTACTTGATCAACACGAAGCGCATCCACTTTGACGTGGTCACGTCTGTGCATGTGCCGACGCCCGAGGAGGGCTCCGATTAG